Proteins co-encoded in one Dreissena polymorpha isolate Duluth1 chromosome 12, UMN_Dpol_1.0, whole genome shotgun sequence genomic window:
- the LOC127852454 gene encoding zinc finger protein 862-like, translated as MATRGRKKRVPTQTNTLHRYLPQNIRENYSFCATLLNDLLDDVIISPENVVCPILSEIINEVVKHKKHDMGSVSEKTLLEWRKKHPWLVIESGVMKCKVCTDMKSKLKLITVWADEGSPNFQYSGITRHTASAEHNNAVIACEQDKQLQTISSQEVIADVSDVCELVDDVDKKLFNTVYYAAKMEIPSSTINSLLDIQTKNGLNIKYTNLSPDTVSEIQTSIEHVLREGLVNDVKSSPVFAMMLDESTDLTVDKRLSICVRYIKAGEPVTNMLVNVHLEDGTAHTIMNCVAHEFERHGIDLANCTSLATDGAAVMLGKHKGVGQQLVSKYSPFCIQTHCMAHRLNLACTDSIKKNDFMIKFREKFSSLYSFISGSSNRTLALKKIQEILEEPEIKIKEPYSIRWLGLKNAVSAVFESFGSVLATLSKFAAEKNSVAKGLLKYFSSYKVALAIAFILDVHNELAVLSCELQKKNLLFSEIKPVMDATVSKLSSMEATDGKCLTSMKTDIEITDDGAFFSGEKLKYHDNMRSEFATVRKDYIKRMKKNISDRFRKTDSDHYNDFCTLFEPQQINISTQEECNEALESLSTFYGYEKTVKVIDGNLIEGLQETVRVVQPLVDPAKVQEEWPRFQGMVKGAYADMPTNKLCKRVILLHNDIIPNIAKLAAIALCLQPTSVECERTFSTQNRLKCKQRASLGNEALNTLMTICMLGPDISKYDPSPAVIYWLRQKRRRKPRLQSAYKPRAKKQKTC; from the exons atggccactCGTGGACGAAAAAAACGAGTCCCGACACAAACTAATACTTTACACAGGTATTTGCCCCAGAATATTCGGGAAAACTATAGCTTTTGTGCGACCTTGCTGAATGATCTGTTAGACGATGTTATAATTTCTCCAGAGAATGTTGTTTGCCCGATATTATCGGAGATTATAAACGAGGttgttaaacataaaaaacacgaTATGGGGAGTGTTAGCGAAAAAACTTTGTTAGAGTGGCGAAAAAAACACCCGTGGCTGGTGATAGAAAGTGGAGTAATGAAATGTAAAGTATGCACAGAcatgaaaagtaaattaaaactaataaCTGTATGGGCAGACGAAGGTTCTCCAAACTTTCAGTACTCCGGTATTACGAGGCACACTGCTAGTGCAGAACACAACAATGCGGTTATTGCTTGTGAGCAAGATAAACAATTACAGACAATAAGCAGCCAAGAAGTAATTGCTGATGTCAGTGATGTCTGTGAACTTGTTGATGATGTTGACAAAAAATTGTTCAATACGGTTTATTATGCTGCAAAAATGGAGATACCCTCAAGCACCATAAACTCCCTTCTGGATATACAAACCAAAAATGGACTTAACATCAAATACACTAATTTGAGCCCCGACACGGTTTCAGAAATCCAGACTTCTATTGAGCATGTACTACGTGAGGGACTTGTGAATGATGTAAAGTCATCTCCTGTTTTCGCCATGATGTTGGATGAAAGTACAGATCTGACTGTAGACAAGAGACTTAGTATATGTGTTCG ATATATCAAGGCAGGAGAACCCGTCACAAATATGCTGGTTAATGTTCATCTAGAAGATGGTACTGCACACACTATCATGAACTGTGTAGCACATGAATTTGAAAGGCATGGTATAGACCTTGCAAACTGTACATCATTAGCCACGGATGGGGCTGCTGTTATGCTAGGTAAACATAAGGGAGTAGGACAGCAATTGGTCAGCAAGTACTCTCCATTCTGTATCCAGACACATTGTATGGCTCATAGGCTAAACCTGGCATGTACAGATTCTATCAAGAAAAATGACTTTATGATAAAATTCAGAGAGAAATTCAGTTCTTTGTACTCGTTTATAAGTGGATCAAGTAACAGAACATTGGCACTTAAGAAGATTCAGGAAATACTCGAAGAACCTGAGATAAAGATCAAAGAGCCTTATTCTATTCGCTGGTTGGGTTTGAAAAATGCAGTTTCAGCTGTGTTCGAGTCGTTTGGGTCTGTTTTGGCAACATTGTCAAAATTCGCTGCAGAGAAGAATTCTGTGGCCAAGGGACTCCTGAAGTATTTCAGCTCATACAAGGTTGCCCTAGCAATTGCCTTCATATTGGATGTTCATAATGAGCTAGCAGTACTAAGCTGTGAGTTACAGAAGAAAAATCTTCTATTCAGTGAAATCAAACCAGTGATGGATGCAACTGTGTCCAAATTGTCTTCTATGGAAGCCACAGATGGAAAGTGTTTGACATCAATGAAGACTGATATAGAGATAACAGATGATGGAGCTTTCTTTTCTGGAGAAAAGCTGAAGTACCATGATAACATGAGAAGTGAATTTGCTACCGTGAGGAAAGACTACATCAAAAGGATGAAAAAGAACATCAGTGACAGGTTTAGGAAAACAGACAGTGATCACTATAATGACTTTTGTACTTTGTTTGAACCCCAGCAGATAAACATTTCCACACAGGAGGAATGTAATGAAGCACTCGAGTCTTTGTCCACCTTCTATGGCTACGAGAAAACAGTGAAAGTGATTGACGGCAACCTCATTGAGGGACTACAAGAAACAGTGAGAGTAGTTCAGCCTCTAGTAGACCCAGCCAAGGTCCAGGAGGAATGGCCGAGATTTCAGGGTATGGTGAAGGGAGCTTATGCTGATATGCCCACTAATAAACTTTGTAAGAGGGTAATACTACTGCACAATGACATTATACCCAATATAGCCAAGCTGGCAGCAATAGCCCTCTGCCTGCAACCTACCAGTGTTGAGTGCGAAAGAACATTTAGCACACAGAACAGACTCAAATGCAAACAAAGAGCTTCCCTAGGAAATGAAGCATTAAACACTCTCATGACAATTTGTATGCTGGGGCCAGACATATCAAAATATGATCCCTCACCAGCTGTCATTTACTGGCTTAGGCAAAAAAGGAGAAGGAAGCCTAGACTGCAGAGTGCATACAAGCCAAGAGCTAAGAAACAAAAAACTTGCTGA